In one Sulfitobacter sp. LCG007 genomic region, the following are encoded:
- the glgB gene encoding 1,4-alpha-glucan branching protein GlgB, with product MTDTQTTFPTSPPPSVIEAILRGQQSDPFRHLGMHASDDGKGPVVVNVFAPDAAEVTVITPKGKEIGRLDRIDPQGFFHGVMPKLKARCEYRLRYRSATGHEWELPDPYSFGPVLGEMDEYLLAEGQHEELYKRLGAHPMTHEGVQGTAFAVWAPNARRVSVVGHFNAWDGRRHAMRSRGATGVWEIFVPGIGPGELYKYEIVGAYGHLQPLKADPVGRAAEQSPGTASVVTAPDSHEWQDGDWIASRASDLRDKPVSIYEVHLGSWRRGAEGEPLDYDELGRQLAEYANEMGFTHIEFLPLSEHPFTGSWGYQPIGLFAPTSRFGGPEDFSRMVDTLHGAGIGVIMDWVPAHFPTDAHGLGNFDGTALYEHADPRMGFHRDWNTLIYNYGRREVANFLRASATFWLKEFHVDALRVDAVASMLYLDYSRNAGEWVPNRYGGRENLDAIDFLKKTNAVVQEHAPGTQTIAEESTAWPGVSRPTDEGGLGFNFKWNMGWMHDTLDYMAQDPINRQHHHGRMTFGLVYAFTENFVLPLSHDEVVHGKGSMIGKMPGDRWQKFANLRAYYGFMWGHPGKKLLFMGGEFGQEREWNHDRSLDWHLLEDGAHRGLQSLVADLNRLYRSEAALHARDCEPEGFRWIEGGDSQNNVFSFVRYGKDGTPPVVVVSNMSPIVHHEYRIGTPSSGVWKELLNTDDGAYGGSGVNNGGHVVADDVPMHGFPASASITLPPLGTVFFTLER from the coding sequence ATGACAGATACGCAGACGACTTTCCCCACCAGCCCGCCGCCTTCCGTCATCGAGGCGATCCTGCGCGGCCAGCAATCCGATCCGTTCCGCCATCTCGGGATGCATGCATCCGACGACGGGAAGGGCCCGGTGGTCGTGAACGTGTTCGCTCCCGATGCGGCCGAGGTGACGGTTATCACGCCAAAAGGCAAGGAGATCGGCAGGCTCGACAGGATCGACCCGCAGGGCTTCTTCCACGGGGTCATGCCGAAACTCAAGGCTCGCTGCGAATACCGGCTGCGATACCGGAGCGCGACGGGACACGAATGGGAATTGCCCGACCCCTACAGCTTCGGCCCGGTCCTTGGCGAGATGGATGAATATCTGCTCGCGGAAGGCCAGCACGAGGAGCTTTACAAGCGCCTCGGCGCGCATCCGATGACCCATGAGGGCGTGCAGGGCACGGCATTTGCGGTCTGGGCCCCGAACGCGCGGCGGGTCAGTGTCGTGGGCCATTTCAATGCCTGGGACGGTAGACGCCACGCCATGCGATCGCGCGGGGCGACCGGCGTCTGGGAGATATTCGTTCCCGGGATCGGCCCGGGCGAGCTTTACAAGTACGAGATTGTCGGCGCCTACGGCCATCTTCAGCCGCTGAAGGCGGACCCTGTGGGCCGCGCCGCCGAACAGTCGCCGGGGACGGCATCGGTCGTCACGGCGCCTGACAGCCATGAGTGGCAGGACGGCGACTGGATCGCCTCGCGGGCCTCGGACCTGCGGGACAAGCCGGTGTCGATCTACGAGGTCCACCTCGGAAGCTGGCGGCGCGGGGCCGAGGGCGAGCCGCTTGATTACGACGAACTCGGCCGGCAGCTTGCGGAATATGCCAACGAGATGGGCTTTACCCATATCGAGTTCCTGCCGCTCAGCGAGCATCCCTTCACTGGTTCCTGGGGCTATCAGCCGATTGGCCTGTTCGCGCCCACCTCGCGTTTCGGCGGCCCGGAAGATTTCTCGCGCATGGTCGATACGCTCCATGGTGCAGGGATCGGCGTGATCATGGACTGGGTTCCGGCGCATTTCCCGACCGACGCGCATGGCTTGGGCAATTTCGACGGCACGGCCCTTTACGAACATGCCGATCCGCGGATGGGTTTTCACCGCGACTGGAACACCCTGATCTACAACTACGGCCGGCGCGAGGTCGCCAACTTCCTGCGGGCCTCCGCGACATTCTGGCTCAAGGAATTCCACGTCGACGCGCTGCGTGTGGATGCGGTCGCGTCGATGCTTTACCTCGACTATTCGCGCAATGCGGGCGAGTGGGTCCCCAACCGCTACGGCGGGCGCGAGAACCTCGACGCCATCGACTTCCTGAAGAAGACCAACGCTGTGGTCCAGGAGCATGCCCCCGGCACCCAGACCATCGCCGAGGAAAGCACGGCATGGCCCGGGGTGAGCCGCCCGACCGACGAAGGCGGTCTCGGCTTCAATTTCAAGTGGAACATGGGCTGGATGCACGACACGCTCGACTACATGGCGCAGGACCCCATCAACCGCCAACACCACCACGGCCGCATGACGTTCGGACTTGTCTACGCCTTCACCGAGAACTTCGTGCTGCCGCTGAGCCATGACGAGGTCGTGCACGGCAAGGGATCCATGATCGGCAAGATGCCGGGAGACCGCTGGCAGAAGTTCGCGAACCTGCGCGCCTATTACGGCTTCATGTGGGGCCATCCGGGCAAGAAGCTGCTCTTCATGGGCGGCGAATTCGGACAGGAGCGGGAATGGAACCACGACCGTTCGCTGGACTGGCATCTGCTCGAGGACGGCGCCCACAGGGGGCTGCAGAGCCTTGTCGCGGACCTGAACCGGCTCTACCGGAGCGAGGCTGCGCTCCACGCGCGCGATTGCGAGCCCGAGGGGTTCCGCTGGATCGAGGGCGGCGACAGCCAGAACAACGTCTTCTCCTTCGTGCGCTACGGCAAGGACGGCACGCCGCCCGTCGTGGTGGTATCGAACATGTCGCCCATCGTTCACCATGAATACCGCATCGGCACGCCGTCGAGCGGTGTCTGGAAGGAACTGCTCAACACCGACGATGGTGCCTATGGCGGCTCCGGCGTCAACAACGGCGGGCATGTGGTCGCGGACGACGTTCCGATGCATGGGTTCCCGGCATCTGCTTCGATAACCCTGCCGCCCCTCGGCACGGTATTCTTCACCCTCGAGAGGTAG